One window from the genome of Saimiri boliviensis isolate mSaiBol1 chromosome 2, mSaiBol1.pri, whole genome shotgun sequence encodes:
- the ERH gene encoding enhancer of rudimentary homolog: MSHTILLVQPTKRPEGRTYADYESVNECMEGVCKMYEEHLKRMNPNSPSITYDISQLFDFIDDLADLSCLVYRADTQTYQPYNKDWIKEKIYVLLRRQAQQAGK, encoded by the exons ATG TCTCACACTATTTTGCTGGTACAGCCTACCAAGAGGCCAGAAGGCAGAACCTATGCAGACTACGAATCTGTGAATGAATGCATGGAAG GCGTTTGTAAAATGTATGAAGAACATCTGAAAAGAATGAATCCCAACAGTCCTTCTATTACATACGACATCAGTCAGTTGTTTGATTTCATCGATGATCTGGCAGACCTCAGCTGCCTGGT TTACCGGGCTGATACCCAGACATACCAGCCTTATAACAAAGACTGGATTAAAGAGAAGATCTACGTGCTCCTTCGTCGGCAGGCCCAACAGGCTGGGAAATAA